A genome region from Erigeron canadensis isolate Cc75 chromosome 3, C_canadensis_v1, whole genome shotgun sequence includes the following:
- the LOC122591588 gene encoding uncharacterized protein LOC122591588, with product MPFDEGTLPVRYLGVPLISTKLVYKDCKILIEKMDKRIIDWRNKSLSFAGRLQLINYVLASLHVYWASVFIVPSRFIKDLEKRMRSFLWCQGPMVKGKAKVAWKDVCLPKYEGGLAIRKIKDVNESLMASHIWTWFDQWHPHCPLADFISQREVAKASFNQNSIVADLILHDRWIWPQAWYDMFPVLIHVQPPDLQQHKLDSLSWLDSSNNQVTFSSKSVWDTFRLRQVQVDWVHLVWFPQSIPRHAFHMWLIFNGKLKTHDKMRHWDVGSATNLNLLVCSLCKTGPDSLEHLFFECSYSEQIWCIIKRKVGMQHLPTKRRDIVDFLQPKATSKNTPNVARILGDWKLSMDLIQQGS from the exons ATGCCATTTGATGAAGGTACGCTTCCTGTTCGTTACTTGGGTGTCCCTTTAATCTCCACGAAGTTGGTTTATAAGGATTGTAAGATTCTGATCGAGAAGATGGACAAACGTATCATAGATTGGAGAAACAAATCACTGTCATTTGCAGGTAGATTGCAGCTTATTAATTATGTCCTAGCGTCTTTGCATGTGTATTGGGCTTCGGTTTTCATCGTACCCTCTCGGTTTATAAAAGACCTAGAAAAACGTATGAGAAGTTTTCTGTGGTGTCAAGGGCCTATGGTGAAGGGTAAGGCAAAAGTTGCTTGGAAGGATGTATGCTTACCCAAGTATGAGGGAGGATTAGCCATTCGTAAGATAAAGGATGTTAACGAGTCTCTAATGGCATCTCATATATGGA CTTGGTTCGATCAATGGCATCCCCATTGTCCTCTTGCTGATTTTATTTCACAAAGAGAGGTTGCTAAAGCATCGTTTAATCAGAATAGTATAGTTGCGGACCTAATTTTACATGATAGGTGGATTTGGCCTCAAGCTTGGTATGACATGTTTCCTGTTTTAATACATGTCCAACCTCCTGATTTGCAGCAACATAAACTCGACTCTTTAAGTTGGCTGGACTCGTCAAATAATCAGGTTACATTCTCGTCAAAGAGTGTGTGGGATACCTTTCGTTTAAGGCAAGTTCAAGTAGACTGGGTTCATCTTGTATGGTTTCCTCAAAGTATACCACGCCATGCTTTTCATATGTGGCTCATCTTTAACGGAAAACTGAAGACTCATGATAAAATGAGGCATTGGGACGTTGGAAGTGCTACTAACCTTAACTTACTTGTTTGTTCTTTATGCAAAACAGGTCCGGATTCTCTCGAGCATCTCTTCTTTGAGTGCAGCTATTCGGAGCAAATATGGTGTATTATTAAGAGAAAGGTAGGAATGCAACACTTACCTACTAAAAGGAGGGACATCGTTGATTTCTTGCAACCTAAAGCTACGTCTAAGAATACACCAAACGTAGCTAGGATTCTTGGAGATTGGAAGCTGTCGATGGATCTCATACAACAAGGAAGCTAG